CAGCCTGGGCGCCGTCGAGCTCGCCATCGCCCTCCACTACGCGCTCGACACGCCCGCCGACAAAATCGTATGGGACGTCGGCCACCAGGCTTACGCCCACAAGGTGCTGACCGGCCGGCGGGACCTCCTCTCCACCCTGCGCCAGTACGGCGGCATCTCCGGCTTCCCCAAACCCTCGGAGTCGCCCTACGACACCTACGCCGTGGGGCACGCCTCGACGGCCATCTCCGCCGCGCTGGGGATGGCTCTCACCCGGGAACACAAGGGGGAGAAGCACCGCGTGTGCGCCGTGGTCGGCGACGGCTCCCTGACCGGCGGCATGACCTTCGAGGCCCTCAACCACGCCGGGCGCTGCAAGATACCCTTCCTCGTCGTCCTCAACGACAACAAGATGAGCATCTCCAAGAGCGTGGGGGCGCTGTCGAACTACCTCAACCGGATGATCACCACCCGCAGCTACCTCTCGCTGCGCAAGCAGGTCCAGGAGATAGTCAAGAAGATACCCGGCATCGGGATGGGCATCTTCTCCCTGGCGCGCAAAATCGAGGAGGGGCTGAAGAACATGGTCACGCCGGGGATGCTCTTCGAGGAGATGGGCTTTCTGTACTTCGGCCCCATAGACGGCCACGACATGCCCAAGCTCGTCGGCATCCTGAAAACGGTGCGCGACCTGGCCCAGCCGGTCTTCCTCCACATAGTGACGGTCAAGGGCAAGGGCTACGAACCGGCGGAAAACGACGCCACGAAGTTCCACGGCCTGGGGAAGTTCGACGCCGCCACCGGTGTGTGCCACGTGAGCGGACCGACGCCCACGTACACGGAGATTTTCGGCTGCACCGTCACCGAGCTGGCGGCCCGGGATCCCAGGGTGGTGGGCATCACCGCCGCCATGCCCGACGGGACCGGTCTCGACATCCTGGCCGACGCCCTGCCCGACCAGTTCATAGACGTGGGCATCGCCGAGCAGCACGCGGTGAGCCTGGCGGGCGGGCTGGCCATCTCGGGGATGAAGCCCGTGGTGGCCGTCTACTCCACCTTCCTCCAGCGGGCCTACGACCAGATGGTGACGGACGTCTGTCTGATGAACCTGCCGGTGCTCTTCGCCGTGGACCGGGGCGGCCTGGTGGGCAGCGACGGACCGACCCACCACGGCTCATTCGACCTGACTTACCTGCGCAGCGCCCCGAACATGACCGCCTGCGCCCCGGCCGACGAGGACGAGCTGCGCCACCTCCTTTACACCGGATACAAACACTCCGGGCCATTCGCCGTGCGCTACCCCCGGGGAAAGGGCGTCGGGGTGGACCGCACGCGGCCGCTCCACGAGATTCCCATCGGGAAGGGCGAGCTCCGCCGGGAGGGGACCGAGGCCGTGATCGTGGCCCTCGGCTCCACCGTGCTCCCCGCGGTGGAGGCGGCGGAGGCGCTGGCGGATGAGGGTCGCAGCGTCGCGGTCATCAACGCCCGCTGGCTCAAGCCGTTGGACGCGGACCTGATAGTGGAATGGGCGGAGAAAACCGGCCGCGTCCTCACCGCGGAGGAGAACACCCTCGAGGGCGGCTTCGGTTCGGCCGTGGTGGAGCTTCTGGCCGACCGCGGCCTCCTGGATTCGGGGAGAATCAAGGTTCGGCGGTTGGGCATCCCCGACCGCTTCATCACCCACGGCACCCAGGAGGAGCTGCGGGCCGAGCTGGGCCTGGACGCCCCGGGGATAGCGCGCGCCGTGGAATCCCTTCTGGCCTGATAGCCCTCACCCACCGCGGGCGCAAAACGAAGCGAACCGAGCGTAGCGAGCTACGCCCCCGGCGAACCGAGTAATGCCCCGGCAAACCGAGCGAAGCGAGCTATGCCCCTGGCAAAACCCATTTGAAGCCCGACCCCGGTTGGACTATAATTCACTAATTAGACTCATACCAAGGGGGTCGTTTGTGAGAAAGACCGGGATTCTTCTCATTGCCATGACCGCCCTCTGCCTGGCCGACGCCGGGGTGCTGGACTTCGTCGAGCCGATTCTCGGCACCCCCGTCGTGGCGACCAGTATGGGTTACATGACCGGTGTTCTTGCGGAGCGTGGCTGGACCCAGATCGAGGCTGACGAGAAACAGGTGACGGCCGACTATGTGGGTGACGGCCGCGACGAGCACCTGACATTCACCTTCACCCCCGCCGCCTCGACACCGGATGAACCGAGCGAAGCGAGCTACGCCCCTGGCGAACCGAGCTATGCCCCTGGCAAAACCCACCAGGACATCCTCACGGTGGATTACACCTACGTCCCCTGGCTCGAAATCGAGGGCGGGGCCCAGCGGGCGAGGGCGGAGTTCGACCGGCTAATCGTCGCCTTCGATTACCTCATCGGGCCAGGGGAGACCGAGGCCACGGACGCCGGAGTCGTCCACACCTGGCCCGGCCGGGACATGAGCCGGATCGAGCTCATCCTGGCGCCGATGTATAGCACAAGGTTGACCGTCTGGGTCAACCTCGTCCCGCTCCGCGAGCCGGAGAGCGACTGACGCGCAGTGGGAACCGAGCACCACCGAACCACCGTATAACCGCCGGAGGGGCGAGCCGATCTCGGCACAAAGCAGTCTCCACCCCTGGACCGGCCGCGACCCGAGCCCGCATCGCGCGACTTCACCCCGAGGGCTCGGACGACGCCCTAGCCACGACCGGCGATACTCTCCGACGGGGGACGTTTGCGCCTTCGGCCGCGGTAATATCCAAAGGAGTGAACCATGAAGAGCTTCGCGTTTATAATCCTGGCCTTCACCGCCGCTATGGCCGCCAACGTCGCACCGATGGACCCCTTCCTCGAAGAAATTCCCTTCGGGGCCAACGCCGGCGCCGTGCTGGACGCCATGACGGACGCGGGGTACACCCAGCAGGAGTCGTCCGATGAGATCTGCATCGGCGTCCGGGGCGACGAGCGGCTGGAGTACCGCTTCAGCGGGGATTCGCAGACCTTCGCCGAGTACACCCTCCAGGGGCCCTCTTCGGTGGCGCTAGAGGGAAAGTTGGGCACGTGGACCGAGCGCATCTGCAAGGTCTGGGATAACCCGGCCGCGATGAGCACGGACGGGTCGAAGCTCTGGATCGTCCCCGGCATGTACACGATAGCGCTGCACATCGAGGGCGCCGACCTCCTAGTCACGGTCACCTGGGATTGATGAACCGAGCGGGTCCGGGCCCCGCGGGCGACGCCATCGGCATCTTCACCCTACCGGGCTCGGAATGCACGGTACCCCTCTTCGCGGAAGCGGGTGGGCGACTTGAAACGAGCGAACCGAGCGAACCGAGCGAAGCGAGCTATGCCCCCGGCAAACCGAGCTATGCCCCCGGCAAACCGAGCTATGCCCCCGGCAAAACGAAGCGAACCGAGCGTAGCGAGCTACGCCCCCGGCGAACCGAGTATCGCCCCGGCGAAACGAGCGGAGCGAGTAATGCCCTTGGCAAAACGCTCCCTTCTCCTTCTTCTCACCCTGATCCCGACGGTGTTTGCCATGTCAGAAGACGCGGCCCGGGAGCCTATCCTCGGCATCAACCCCCACGACACATCGTACGGCGCGGTTGCGCAGGCCATAGACTCCCAGGGGTGGCTCATCGCCGCGACGCTGTTGGAAGAGCCATCCGCTTTCCGCCACACCGAGTTCGGCGACGAACAGATAACGGTGTACCTCTCCAACTACGAGGCGGGGCGGGTGCTCCACCTTTCCTACGGCCTCACGACGAAGGACGGATCGGACGAGACCCTCACCCACCTAGAAGCCGAGTACCGGCGGCTCTGCGAAGGGTACGAGGCGCTCCTGGGGCCGGGGCTGAAAAGCGGTACGGGGCCCGTCCTCGGGTGCTACTGGACCGGCGGGGCCCACGACAGCCACGTGGAGTACTACCCCCCCGGGGAGGACGGCCCGCGCCTGTCGGTCGAGATATTCTTTAATTGACCGCCGCCGGCGCTCGCCGGACGACGGAGCGACGAAGGGCGCACCGCCCTTGACCCGGTCGGGGCGCGAGATTATCATCCCAAGGAGGCCCTCATCGAACCACAGCATCAGAAGGTGGAATCATGCGTATCGGGTGTTTAGTACTTCTTCCCCTGTGCCTGGCCATCACGGCGGCGGCCGAGGACGCCGAAAAGCTGCCCGATCCCTTTATCGACGGCCTGTTCATCGGGGACACGTCCCTCCAGGTCGAGGCCGCTCTCAAGGAGGACGGTTGGGAGACGAGCTCGGAATGGTACAACCTCGACATAGACCCGGTCTACCGCGTCATCGGTGAGAAGGAAAACCGCAGGCTCTTCTACGAGTTCAACGTCTACGGCCGGCTTTACCACTTGAAATATCTCGAGCAGTGGCCATCCATCAAGACGCGCGACAACGCGTGCTCGACCTGGTCGGACTGGCTGAATAGCATTTTCGGTACATCGGATATGGGGGATGACGGTTACCCCCACTGGGCCCGTGAAGGCTACGAGGCGAAGCTGTACGACCGGACTTTCTTCGACGACCTAAACACCATGCCCACCGTGATGATAAACATCTTCCCGAAAACCGTCTACGTCCTTCCCACCGAGAACGAAGTCATCATCAAGCACGGAGAGGACTGATCGCAGGATTTCCGCCCGTCATCCAGGGCCCCCGGTCCATCCCGTCTCCGTGAACCGACGCTCGCGCCGAACGGCGCAAAGACGGGGAGAGCTCGGGGGCGCATAGTCCTTGACCATGTCGGGGCGTGCGACTATCATCCCCACGTAACCCACATCGAACCACAACATCCAGAAGGTGGAACCATGCGCATCGGTTGGATAATCATTTTTCCGCTCTTTTTGGCCACCTTTGCGGCGGCCGCGGATACGCAGCCGCTGCCCGATCCCTTCCTCGACGGCCTATTCATGGAAGCCCTACCTCTCCAGGTTAAAACCGCCCTCGAGGAGAACGGCTGGGAAACAACTGACGATTGGTCCGACATCTATAACAACCCGCTCTACAAAATCCATGGCAGACAGGACAACCGAACGCTGATCTACCAATACGACGTTTACGGTCGGCTCACCTTCATGAGTTATCTCGAGCAATGGCCATCCATCGCGGGGTGCAAAAAGGCGTACAAGATATGGTACGACTGGCTGAAGATGTACTACGGCGAGCCGGTCGAGGAGGACGAGCACTTCGCGCACTGGTCCAATTCGGGCTACGAGATAAAGCTTTTCGACAAGACCTACATCTCCGGCGA
The window above is part of the bacterium genome. Proteins encoded here:
- the dxs gene encoding 1-deoxy-D-xylulose-5-phosphate synthase; translation: MDPSYRLLPRIDDPADLRRLNLFELTELAGELRRYIIETVSETGGHLAPSLGAVELAIALHYALDTPADKIVWDVGHQAYAHKVLTGRRDLLSTLRQYGGISGFPKPSESPYDTYAVGHASTAISAALGMALTREHKGEKHRVCAVVGDGSLTGGMTFEALNHAGRCKIPFLVVLNDNKMSISKSVGALSNYLNRMITTRSYLSLRKQVQEIVKKIPGIGMGIFSLARKIEEGLKNMVTPGMLFEEMGFLYFGPIDGHDMPKLVGILKTVRDLAQPVFLHIVTVKGKGYEPAENDATKFHGLGKFDAATGVCHVSGPTPTYTEIFGCTVTELAARDPRVVGITAAMPDGTGLDILADALPDQFIDVGIAEQHAVSLAGGLAISGMKPVVAVYSTFLQRAYDQMVTDVCLMNLPVLFAVDRGGLVGSDGPTHHGSFDLTYLRSAPNMTACAPADEDELRHLLYTGYKHSGPFAVRYPRGKGVGVDRTRPLHEIPIGKGELRREGTEAVIVALGSTVLPAVEAAEALADEGRSVAVINARWLKPLDADLIVEWAEKTGRVLTAEENTLEGGFGSAVVELLADRGLLDSGRIKVRRLGIPDRFITHGTQEELRAELGLDAPGIARAVESLLA